The sequence below is a genomic window from Raphanus sativus cultivar WK10039 unplaced genomic scaffold, ASM80110v3 Scaffold5581, whole genome shotgun sequence.
AATACGATTACCTTTTCAAGGTTGTTCTCATCGGTGACTCTGGTGTTGGAAAGTCCAATCTGCTTTCACGATTCACCAAGAACGAGTTCAGCCTCGAGTCCAAATCAACCATCGGAGTCGAGTTCGCGACTAGGAGCTTGAATGTTGACGATAAAGTCATCAAAGCCCAGATTTGGGATACTGCTGGTCAAGAAAggtctcttctttttctctcatTTCATCTCTCATTTTGCTTTATCTCTTCCAAAATAATAGATCTAGATTTGCAGCTAGAGAAACCAAACATTAGTTATTTGTACAGAGGTAGATCAGTTTCAGTAATTTCATTCCAATGATTCTTGACTCTTGTTCTCACTGGAGATTTATAATATCAcattctatgtttttttttaatttaaaaaaaataaagctttTAGCTTTCTAGTTTTGGTCTTTTCCCTCTGTGTTTGGTTATAATGGCTTCATTTTCCATAGGTACCGAGCCATCACTAGCGCATACTACCGAGGAGCCGTGGGAGCGCTTCTAGTCTACGATGTAACCCGACACTCCACGTTTGAAAACGTGGAGACGTGGCTCAAAGAGCTCAGAAACCACACCGATCCAAACATCGTAGTGATGCTCGTGGGGAACAAATCCGATCTCCGCCACCTCGTGGCTGTTCAGACGGACGATGCGAAGTCATTCGCTGAGAAAGAGTCTCTTTACTTCATGGAAACCTCGGCTCTCGATTCCACTA
It includes:
- the LOC108835013 gene encoding ras-related protein RABA1c, which produces MAGYKADDEYDYLFKVVLIGDSGVGKSNLLSRFTKNEFSLESKSTIGVEFATRSLNVDDKVIKAQIWDTAGQERYRAITSAYYRGAVGALLVYDVTRHSTFENVETWLKELRNHTDPNIVVMLVGNKSDLRHLVAVQTDDAKSFAEKESLYFMETSALDSTNVENAFAEVLTQIHCVVSRKAMEAASESANVPSKGDKIDLGKDVSAVKKGGCCSN